GACGCTTAGGGTAAGGTCAAGCGACGCAGGCGTTGCAGCCAATGGAGCAGCGGCAGGAGATGACGGTTGGGGTTGGGGTTTCGAAAACGGACTAGATGGAGACTGAACCCGATTTTCCCAATTAATATCTTGAAAAAACTGCTGCACCGTTGTTTTCAGCCAAGGGTTTACCCCTTCTGCTGAGCCGTTCCGTTGAATCAGTGTCATGGTACTCATCCCAATCTCTCCCCGGAGCGCAGCCGCTTCTCAATATCGCGAGCGGTCGCACCTTCGTTCAGCCAGAATGCCGCCGCATCGATGCGATCTTGACCGCCCAACAGGAATTTGCAGTAGGTTTCGCCCATTGAGTAGCACTGGATTTCAATGCAATTCAACTGCTTTTTCACCATTTCAGTAAAGAATCCGGCAAATAGTCCCGCGTAGATGTGGCAAACGGGCTTGCCCACGTCGCCTAGGGTGCGGGCAACGGCAGAGTCAAACAGGTTAATGAACATAAAGCCCTGTTTGCGATCGCCCATGTCAATTTCCCAGCGTCCCCAGCCCTGGGAGGTAAAGGGCCACCACCAAGTTTCCAACAAGAAGA
The genomic region above belongs to Synechococcales cyanobacterium T60_A2020_003 and contains:
- a CDS encoding 4-vinyl reductase, coding for MATTTNDRHVLKAKQPKKHNHYGFRDFFQFNPTDGSITDWNGSRNLLSSEDFIIGLIEGLEEEVGNASAAIMYTIGCEWGKKDAFFFEKWFSEEFDRDVRQANLLFLLETWWWPFTSQGWGRWEIDMGDRKQGFMFINLFDSAVARTLGDVGKPVCHIYAGLFAGFFTEMVKKQLNCIEIQCYSMGETYCKFLLGGQDRIDAAAFWLNEGATARDIEKRLRSGERLG